CGATTGCTTAATGCGTGTCACGCATATCTCTAATTTGTTATGATTGATTTAAATGACCCAGTTTCTATTTCGGGAAAAAGATTAATTCCATTTAAATTTTAagcatgtttttgttttattatctgAAAGGtgaaagattttttattttattttttttgtacacTGGACGTAGTTTTTGCGCCGAAAGCCAGCAAAACTCGCCTCTTGGACTGCCCTGAATTTAAATGATATAGCATCAAGAAAAAATACATGacaaatcaaattcaatcatagTAATAAGTTGAAGAATAAGACCGACAAAATTACAAAGGAAGGaacataaaaattaatccatGTTTATAAAAATCCATATTCGTACTTATCACGTGAACGAGATTGGTCAATCAAATAGCATATTTAATGCTTATATTGTGATATTATATTCAACATTGTGATTATCATCATTACATTGACacataaaattaattaactCCATCTGCTAACaattatgtctttttttttataaggcaCAAGgtatccaataaataaataaaaattgcgaAGCACTGAGCATATGTACTGCACAATAAATTCCATAATCTTGAAATCGGAAATCGACagtatactttttgaaaatagcCCCTAGAAACCTACCCAATCAGGTCGACTTTCATGTAGTTCGTTCCAACACCCTAATTAATGAAAATAGCCAAGAAACGAGATTCCCACTAGGTCAATTCGATAGAACGAGGCAAACTCGCGAAACAGAATTTGAGCCAAGACTTTTTTCCGGACTGGAGTCCTGGGAGTTCTTCCAAAACTTAGGGCTTTTGGTTAGGAAACTTTAGGGAATAATATAGACTCTAGAGATGCAACGGTCTACTTAGTCCCTACTTAGTCCCTAGGTGCCAATTTTATTACCACTTAAATTAACCATCTTTTTCACACGCTAGTGGTGGTGAATTTGACATTGAAATGGAAGTAGAAATGGACATGTACCCCCCATCAAAATGCACATGACCACATGGATGGAATAGACCACGTGGGGATAGAGCAAAATGGGGTTGGCCATGGCATGGATTAGACGTGCTAGGGAGAAGCCATGTGAATTTGGGCAGTGTAGCTCAGAAAGAGGTTACTTGGCAACATCAACTTCCACGTCCTCTCACTTCCTATATCTATGActtgtcaatttctttttctttctttcttatttccttttttgcacGTGGGCGATTTGAATCCCGACTCTATCCAATGTCCATGGATGTTTCGCACGAAAATTGCCCAATCTACGGTTAAAGAATTGCGAGCTTAATTACAAGATTACTTTGAGTAAGAGACACTACGATTTGATCATGAAATATGCTACTTCTGAGATCATCGGATGTTATTTTCCTTGACCcgtttatatatttatttttataacttgTAACCCAACGTGCCCAAATTATTAATGGTTGTGAAAATAACTTGGTTATCATATTGTTTGTCTTTCCTTTCCTCCTCACTTTCTTTGTTTTAAATTTGGTTAACCCTAACTCTCTCTCCATTGACAAAATAAAGCCCACTGCTTTATAATTTACGATTATTATACATATTTATTTAGGGCATtgtttcacacacacacacacatatatattaagAAGGTATCTTTTTCCATCTGGTAAGAGACCAATCATTAGCTGTAGCCAGTCACTTTCATACCACGTGCCGTGTAATCAGGCTTCTGACTACGCGGTATGTACCAAGagttatctcttttttttttattattattaggaATTTTATTATGGTAGCATTGTTCATACAGAAAATTAACTTATTGTCAATTTCGACTTAATAGTACCATGTCCAAAATTATCCAATAAACAAAATCGAGGcaaacaattaatatatcttttCGGAGACATTCGatgaattggaaaaataaaaatagaaatgagcATCGGTACAACAACAAAACATAACAATTGAGATGATTAATGATTCTATAAATCTAACAGATACAAATACCAAACTAGGAACCTGCACACTGGGCCATTACCTTTCAATTTAAGCATAATCACAAGAATAATAAGTAGGAGAAAATATAAAGACCCAATTCGTTGCATACACCCCTTCGAAGAGGTTTTAAGACCCGATTCATTAATTGAATTATAGAAACTCAAACTCCCATACACATCTCGACAACCactaaaccaaaaaaagaaaaaagagaatttaaTACATAAATCGCACATTTATGGTATTTTAGGCGATACCCAGATCTACATACCATTTATCATCATCGTTGATTTGGatagtttttaattaattggattcaaatttACAAGATATCCACGTagttttcttcttgcttttcttttgggggTAAGAATGTAAATAGgggataaaagagagagagaaataggaAGAAAAGGATGAGAAAACAGCTCGACCGGGGGGGGAGATTGACAGTTGAAGGGTCGACGATATCCTCGTGAAATCAAATTTTCGGTTCGGCATCTCCCCTCCAGATATTCCCCTCCTTTGTCGTGACGTAACCCCTTGCTCCCCGCGCTTCCTGTTTGTAGCCCCGCCCCCGCACTTTCGAATAATCTCGTATCGACCCCACCATCGCCCCCCGGTCTTTTCAATCATAcccccctcccccctccatGATTGTGCTGTCTCGTCTACGTGACACACAAATCTTCCCTTAGATTAGAGAGCAACGTTTTTGTCTCCACCATCTCTATCTTCTTTCATTGCAACGTCATTCTAGAAAAAGTATAATAACTAAGTCGACTGAGCAACTATAAATTGGGCTATCATAAAGCAGATGAAATGTATTTATTGGATAAATGCATGCATGCAAAAATTATCATTTCGTCTAATCCGATTGCAAATGTGAACGGAAATACTTTCTATCGAAAGCAATGtattacatgaaaaaaaaaaaggccgaTCATACGTCAAATTTTGTGGATGAGCCTTCTAGATCGTTGTGGAGGACCACAAGTGCACTTCCTTTTACTGTCGATTTTATACTTTTGCCCTCAGTCCTCCTAGAATCCATTGTTGGCTTAAACATCGAAACCTTCATTTCTCGATCTAGGCTCGAGATCCTCCTCACATGCACGTGCGCTGTGGAAACATGTCGACTACTAAAAAAAATGACGGTCAATCATTTCGAAACTATTCATTTCACCTATGGATCCCATCGATGGACTCAGTTTTCATTACAATTTCGGCTCGGCAATCTGAACAAACTCAAACTTCCCAAAACATTGAAGCAAGAATAGAGCATCTAATTCTAGAGATCATTCACCAAAAACTACTCAAAAATGGGAATGGCAATTGAGTGAGAATAGGGAGAAAACTCCAGGggcatttctgcaaaaaaaaaaaaagtttctacaGGACTTGCTTGTACTGCAATTAACACCAAGCagacgaggagagagagagagagagaggagagaggagagagaaaggacgGGGAAGACGTTCTTATAGAGAGAGAAACGAAGCCAGACCAGAAAAGGAACCGTCTCGGTTAAAGGTCAAAGCACCAACCACAACCACCGCGACAAGGCCGACACGCCACCGCCGACCGCCGCgccccgccgcccccgcccccgcccccgccgcccGCTCCGATTCGATCCTCCGGCGATCGGACGGGCCCCCGGCGCTTTATGCCCTGGGCGATCGCGCTCCCGGCAGCTCCCCGGTCaccggcgacgacgacgacgaccacCGAGGCCCCGTCGGTCTGATTATGAAGAGCTACGGCACCAAGGCCAACGGTAGTTTCGCCAACCACAAGAGCAACACTAATGGATTCTTGCCTAATTCTTTGAAATTCATTTCCTCGTGCATCAAGACCGCGTCGTCCGGCGTCCGGTCGGCCGCCGCTTCGATCTCCGGCGAGGCTCACGACCGCAAAGATCAGGTTCCTCTCCGGTTTGTACACACTGTGTATAGCGAAGGGATGTGTAGTCGGTGGTTCGCGATTAGTTTAGGGGGATATCTTTTTCGAGCATCGTTTCGTCGTTTTTAGGTTTGTGATGGTAATCGGTTCCCGTTGTTTGCTTGTGAATTTCGCGATTGAATCGATCTTGAACTGATTCGGCGCTCGGGCTGATGCCACGCGACTTTCGAGAGTTGGATAATTCTGTGCTGAGGCTTAATTAGAGGTCTCGTTGCTTGTTCGGCGACAGTCGGTCGGTTCTgaattttggaagttttggctGTCGATTAGGTTAGGTCTCGAGTTGCAACTGTGTAGCTTTTGGGGTTTGGTTTCTCGGTAAGAGGAAAATGTAGATGATTTCATGGGAGCCAATGATTAGTGATTCCCATCGTGTTTCGTATTGTCGTTTGAAACTTTGATCATTTGACTTGGGAACATCCTGGGAGATCGTTCTACCGTGTTGCGATGAAGCTCGATTGTCTTTCAATCTGTTCTCGAGGCTTTAAGTGTGTGAGGAAGTTCAGGTCCATCTTGTGGGCATGCGGGAATCTGCAGTAGATGTATTTTGGTCTCCAGTATTGCACCTTTCTGGTTAGTGGTTATCGAGGGAGTCTTGGGTGAAGTCCATTAAAAGGGGGTCTTCTTTGTGATACTCATTCTGTAACAAAGTTGTGTTTTGAACTGGGTGTGGTGGTATTTTGTTAGCCCAATCACGGCTAAGATTTGTCATTTTTGCCGAATGATTTCCATCCGAGGCTCTATCTATTTCTAGAAAGTAAATGAGgaggaaaatgagatttttGCATGGTCGGTTGCATTCAGCTCTGTGTGCGCGTGCgcgcatgagagagagagagagagagagagagaggttcttATATGTACTAAACAAAGATGATGTTTATTTTcacaaagaaaagatagaagtTTCAATAAACGGCTCTCCTTTTGTTTACTTCATAATTGCTTTAATATATTTTGATTAACGTTCTTTTATCAACTTGCTATTTCTGATGGTGTCTAGAGTGGAAAACTCCCTCTATGGCtaatttaatgatttgaaaattctagGAATATGTTTGATGCTTTGGATTCTCATATCACGtgggagaaaaaggaaaaatcgcaAGCATTGTGAAGATTTTGCCTTCCTTTTGGGATTTATGGCTAATTTAATGATATGAAAGTTCTAGGAATATGTTTGATGCTTTGGATTCTCATATCACAtgggagaaaaaaggaaaagtcgcaAACATCGTAAAGATGTTGTCTTCCTTTTGGGATTTATGATTTATGAAGCTCGTTTTCATACGAAGAAACCTCTGAGTCTAGAGCCTATCGGTAGATACAATAGTAAATTTGGCTCAGAATAACCATGGAGACCAGGGTGTTTGATTGGGCTAGACCTTACGAAAAAATATGTTACAGTTGGATTGCATTCATGTAAGAATTCATTGTTTTCATTacttagtgattttttttataattctctcTTTCTGTGCATTGAACAGGATATGATCGCTTTCATAGCTTCTGACTGATAGTCAAATGCATGTACTCTCTAAATAATGAATCTGTGAACTGCACTGATGTATGTGTTTGCAATATTTTGTCCTTCCGTTTACCTGATCACAGGTAGGATAGGATGTACTTCTTTTGTTTTAGGTTGATTACTTATCATTGTGGCTCCGTACAGACATGGTCTAAATTTCTCATTCTGCCAACCAGGTGCTTTGGGCTGGCTTTGACAAAATAGAACTTGGCTCATCTTGCTTCAAGCACGTTCTATTGCTTGGCTATTCGGATGGGTTTCAAGTCCTTGATGTTGAAGATGCCTCTAATgtcagagaaattgtttcaagGCGAGATGATCCGGTTACATTTTTACAGATGCAACCCCTCCCTGCAAAATCTGAGGGCTGTGAAGGATTCAGGGCATCACACCCTCTACTTTTGGTGGTGGCATGTGATGAATCAAAGAGCTCGGTTGTGATGCAAAATGGGAGGGAAGGTTTTCACAATGGCCATACAGAGGATCAAAGTGGGAACCTAATTCTGGCTCCCACTGCAGTTCGATTTTACTCTCTCAGGTCTCACAGTTATGTTCATGTTCTCAGATTCCGGTCAACTGTGTATATGGTCAGATGCAGTTCTCGAGTTGTTGCCGTGGGTCTTGCTGCACAAGTAAGCATTGGCGGTCACATGCGTCATGTAGTTAATGACATCCTTTCTTAAGAGAATTGGTGATATTTGCATTGTTTTTTATATGCAACTTTCTTACTTGGAGTGCTTTTGGATGGGGcaataagaaattgaaaggaaaagatCTTCCCATAGGCATAGTTATGTATTCCTGCGCCTCCTATAAGACAAGCTTAACTTGCTAATGATTTTGCATATTTTGATGACAGATATACTGCTTTGATGCACTCACTCTTGAGAACAAATTTAGTGTCCTTACACATCCAGTGCCTCAGCTGGGAGGACAAGGAAGTATGGGAGTCAATGTTGGTTATGGCCCCATGGATGTTGGTTCACGGTGGCTAGCTTATGCTTCTAATAGCCCCGTGACATCAAACACAGGCCGCCTTAGTCCAAAAAGTCTTACTCCTTCTCCAGGTGTTAGCCCATCTACTTCACCCAGCAGTGGAAGTTTGATGGCACGGTATGCCATGGAATCCAGCAAGCAGTTGGCTGCTGGCCTGATCAACCTCAGTGACATGGGCTACAAGACCTTGTCTAGGTACTATCAAGAGCTCGTCCCTGATGGATCAAGTTCTCCTGTACCTTCGAATTCAAGCTGGAAAGCTGTCCGAGCTCAATCTCATCCAAGTGAAACAGATGTTGCTGGAATGGTTAGTCTTTTGAAATATGATTTAAGAAGCTAGTGATCTTCCTTCTCTAAACATAATCCATTTATTGCATCGTAGGTGTATTACATGGAAACACTGTTTATTAACCCACATATTGTGCTTTAGACTTTTGAGTTGTTggatgagatttttattttccattgagGAGGTAAGTTTCATGGTGTATCAGCAGCTTCATGGTAAGGCTAGCAACAGAATACTTTTAAGTTTTGTTGGGGAAAACTTTTATGAGAAGGTTATTCTTTTAGCTACTGCTCTAATAGCTTTTTGGTGGTTTGAATATTTGTAACGTTTGACTGCTGATTGCAGGTGATTGTCAAGGATGTTGTTTCCAAAGCTATCGTATCACAATTCAGAGCTCATTCTAGTCCTATTTCTGCTTTGTCTTTTGATCCAAGTGGGACAATGCTGGTGACAGCTTCAATTCATGGGACTCATATCAATATCTTCCGCATTATGCCATGCCGCTCCAAAGCTGGATCAGGCACTCAAACTTATGAATGGAGCTCTTCACATGTGCATCTTTACAAGCTGCATCGTGGCATGACTTCAGCTGTGAGTTCTCCCGGCAATAATGCTTGAAGATAAAcatatttctcagtttttcatgttttttttttcttgctacAGGTTATACAGGACATTTGTTTTAGCCATTACAGTCAGTGGATAGCTATTGTCTCTTCCAAGGGAACttctcatatttttcttctATCCCCTTTTGGTGGTGAGACTGTTCTACAGATGCAAAATTCTCATGTTGGCCAACCCACCCTTTCACCAGCCTTATCTCAACCGTGGTGGTCTACTCCATCATTCATGATTAATCATCAGTCTTCTACTCCAACTCCCACGCCACCTCCCATTACCCTTTATGTAGTTAGCAGAATAAAGAATAGCAACTCTGGGTGGCTGCACACCGTCAGTAATGCTGCATCACCTGCGACTGGAAAGGTTTCTGTCCCTTCTGGTGCAGTAGCTACTGTATTTTACAGTTCTACAGCGCGGAATCTGGAGGCCTCCCAGTCAAAGGTTCAAGCTCTGGAACACTTGTTGGTTTACTCTCCTTCAGGACATCTAGTTCAGTACGAGCTGCTTCCACCAGTGGGAGGGGAATCAACCGAGGCTATTTCTCGAATTCCGCCAAGTTCTCCATTACAGGTTCAAGATGAAgatttgcgggtcaaagttgaAACCCTTCAGTGGTGGGATGTCTGCCGAAGATCAGATTGGCCGGAAAGAGAAGAATGCGTTTCCGGGATTGCTTCTGACGGACAAGCTTCTGAGATGGTAATGGATATGTCTGATTCTGAGGACACTAATGCTGGGGACAAGGAATCAGAAAAATCGTATGAACATTCTCACTTGTATATAGCCAATGCTGAGGTACAAATGAGCTTTGGAAGGATTCCGATATGGCAACAATCTAAGGTATCTGTGATAAGGTAAAGTTTGCATTTTTGATGTCATTGGCCATACTCATGTACCCATTATTTGCAGATACATTTCCATGCTATCGGTCATGAGGGAGCTGAAGAGCGAATCCTCATTCAAGATGATTTTGCTGGtgaattagaaatagaaaaggttCCTGTTCACGAGATTGAAATACGGCGAAAGGATTTATTGCCTGTTTTTGATCATTTTCAGCGTTATAATTCCGCCTGGAGTGAAAGGTAAGGGCCAGTCAATGTTGTGCTGTAATTTTGTTAACTATCAACACAATCGTTGTCAGCCGGTCCCACTTCACGGTAGCATCTCCACTAGTTAATAATGGCTCTGGTAGattatattttttcatgaattctGAAGCCAAGTCATACCCATGCTCTTATTTCTTTGGTTGATTTTTCAGGGTCAGCAcctttattatattttgctgCCCTTTGTTTGGATTTTAAACAGTTGTTTTACATTATCTCTTATTTAATGGTTGGTCCTGTACACTGAAAACAAGGCGTCTGCAATACACTTAGAATTTAGTTGCTGCTTAATCCTCTTGCTTTTAGAATTtactaacttttctttttactcattTCAAGCATGATAAGTTACCATTTGCATGGATGGAATTATTATGTTCTATTAGATGATATTCATCtctgtccttttggaagatagGTTTTTAAGCCTTGGTggtcatttgaaaattttagttgCTGCTTAGTCCTTCAAGTAATTTAGTTGCTGCTTTTCACTTTGAAAGGAATTTCAGTGGAAAGCCAAGATAGTAGGAAAGAAATTCATAATGGGGCTTTGCATATTCAAAACTGTTTGTGTAAAGGTAAGGTCCtgcatttttaaatattgtCTTTAGGGCATGAAAGTGATTCCTGGAATGATGCCATGCTGGAACTGTTACTGGCATTGCAGAAAGAGGCCATTCGAACATATGGTCTGTTGTCTCTTGTTATCCAAACTAGAGATGAGACCTTCATGGCATGCTTCATATGGGTCCTTAGAGTTTCTGGGGATGCATAGTTGGACATAATATGTTTCAGCTGTATGTAGAAGTCATTAGTACCTGCTGCCAACTTTCTATTACTATGCTGATAGCACAGTTGCTTTCATTTAGGGGCTTCAATGTGGGCACATTTTCTCCTCCCTATTTTAACATGGACAAGGAGAAATCCTCCGAGAATGGAGTTATATCCTACCCTAAGTTGGATAGCTCAGTGGAAAACTCAGATGCTGGTGAGAGAGATGTCTggaattatatttttcaaatgtgtttgaGTGATTTCCCGATGCATTGAACTTATCTCTGTTATCCTATTTATCAGGATGTTCACAGCACCCTTATCCAGCCACTGTATCAAAGGAACTTAAGAATCATGGCCTAATGAACGGACATTGTGGTCTAGCCCCAGCTTTGCTGAAGCAAAGTTCCCTTAATAAAGATAGTGTTTTGGTTTCTTCTGAGCATTATATGTTGGGTTCACCCCCTGCAGATTGTAAATACCCTAACATTGTGTCATCTTTGCCAAGTGGCTCGCTTCCTGCTCAAAGAAGCACTGCAGATGGTTTTAAGCCATCAGATAGTGGTGGGGCTAGTGAAGTTTCCAACACGAGTTCCAACCGTTCTGATTCCAGCATGAATATTATGGATGAGGGACTGACACATGGTTCTTTGGAATTCGAGCCGTATTTCCAAGAGGGATACTACCAAGCATCAGCTGTAAATAAATGCTGTGATTCAGTTGAAGCAGCTGCTGATGTCGATAGTAACAGCAATCCCTGTGAAAGAGAGAAATCTGAAGAAGATGGTGATAATGATGACTTGCTCGGAGGAGTTTTCGCCTTTTCTGAAGAAGGTAGGAAACTGTCTTATTATGTGCTATATGATGTTACTCATTACACAATTCCCATTGAATTTTACAAAATCTGCCAGCTTCTGCTAAATTCAATGTGTTATCtttcagctctctctctctctctccaatggGTTATTTCCTGTGCATCTGTGGTAGTTCTTTACTAGGCTGTTGTGCGTTAGTGTTATTTTGATATCTTAGAGGAAGCGATATGTTCCACTCTAAAGTGGTTAGTGATAGATATCGATAGCCAAATATTTTCCGCCCGCCGCTTGCTCTTTGGTAGTTATGCTTTCCTGTTAAGCATCCTGTTTGGCTTGGGCTTTTGCTTTAGCATACACAGCCCACGCAGATGAACGCGTCATGAATTGCGACCCCATATACCAAAGCTGTACTTGTGTTGTTGATTCCGTTGCAATCCCTCGGTCATTGTTGCAGGTTGACGTCATCCATCTCGTGTCCAACCTCATGATAAGCTGTAAGATCCAGATGCACCGATTGGACTATTCATTGGAAGGTTTATACGTGGGCGGACAGACTACATATCGTTCGATTTACTATGACTGACGGGAGAAGAGCGAAGTGACTTAAATCCAACACGGTATTGGTGTTGCTGAATATGAGCCCAAGATTTGATTCTTCTAATTGTCATCATGTACATACTGTAAAGTTGGGAAGGATATcgaccgaaaagaaaaagaaaatcaattggtGTGAACGGTTGTTTCGAACGCTTTTGTAACATtattcattcttgaaaagaaaggaaaaagaaggaaaggaataagaggaaaaggaaaagggaagggTAAATGTGATTAGAATTTTTTGTTGGCATGCTTTAAATGTGCAAAGTCTAGTAATGTCAATGAATTAGGTTGACAAGTCGATTATGAGACAACCGTGCGAAACACAGGTTAACCTAGCGGGAAGCTGAGGCTTTGTCCTCTCGCAGTATTTTGGTAATTTGGTACCGGATGCGTTTCTTATTTTAACATACGTGAGGTGACATCGGGGAGTTTCACCCCTCGAGGGTTCTtctccttatttcttttttcttgagccttttaaggatTTACTCAGATTTAATACCAAACTCTATGAGTTaggtttgattttttgaaagGGGGATCAGGGGATGGGATGGGATGGCATGGCATGGCATTCAATTCTCTGAgatcttctatttttttgttatgaaaTTCTGTATTCTCTCAAAGAGACGGATGAAACTCTAGACAGTAATTAAGGGTATGCTTGTTTTATCGAAACTTCggtgataaaagaaaatgttccTCTGGGAAATTGTTTCCAAGAAAAACGGGTAGTTTTCACTTATTTTGTGATTTAGGGAAAGCAATTTTCTTCTGGTTAAAAGGAGAGGTTGTTTCCCTTCGGTCAAAGCTCGCTGTCTTCGATCCATGAAAAACGTTTTTTCGTAAATCGATAAATTTTTCGGACATTTAAACATCGGGAAGTGGGaaaatagttttcagaaaatatGTTTCTTTCGAACGAGTGGAACCTCAATTACGTTGAGATCatccaatttgattttcttcatggaaggaaatgcatgtttttttttccggaGGGGAGAGAAACAGATTCCCCAAGGTTTTATAGTTACTACAGGCGATGAGAATGCACGAAGTCCAGCACCACAACAGGCCACATCAAGCATTTCACCTCACAAGATAGGGGGAGGATAGAGGGGATGGCCACAAAATGCAGATCCTCCCATTCCTTTTTGTGGATTTACACTGAATACTCCAGCACCTTTCATCTGATAATAGCACGCGCACAACGTTTGTTGACAAGTGTCTGGTCATGGGATTGTAGATTTTTCATGGGCCAATGGGTTGTGTCAACGAGGAGATACGAAGATATCCGAGTGAATTGATTTTTAGTGGTTCGAAATTGGCCCCCCTCCCCGATCAGCTGTGGATCGGAGAAAGATGGGCCAATGAATTACGCACGCTATCTCTTTCCGCTTTTTTGTCCTTCTttctctccccttcttctttgtttcttttcgcCGCTTAATTCAGTGgacaaaaattcattaaaaaaagaaaagaaaaactacggCTAT
The nucleotide sequence above comes from Eucalyptus grandis isolate ANBG69807.140 chromosome 2, ASM1654582v1, whole genome shotgun sequence. Encoded proteins:
- the LOC104432360 gene encoding autophagy-related protein 18h; translated protein: MKSYGTKANGSFANHKSNTNGFLPNSLKFISSCIKTASSGVRSAAASISGEAHDRKDQVLWAGFDKIELGSSCFKHVLLLGYSDGFQVLDVEDASNVREIVSRRDDPVTFLQMQPLPAKSEGCEGFRASHPLLLVVACDESKSSVVMQNGREGFHNGHTEDQSGNLILAPTAVRFYSLRSHSYVHVLRFRSTVYMVRCSSRVVAVGLAAQIYCFDALTLENKFSVLTHPVPQLGGQGSMGVNVGYGPMDVGSRWLAYASNSPVTSNTGRLSPKSLTPSPGVSPSTSPSSGSLMARYAMESSKQLAAGLINLSDMGYKTLSRYYQELVPDGSSSPVPSNSSWKAVRAQSHPSETDVAGMVIVKDVVSKAIVSQFRAHSSPISALSFDPSGTMLVTASIHGTHINIFRIMPCRSKAGSGTQTYEWSSSHVHLYKLHRGMTSAVIQDICFSHYSQWIAIVSSKGTSHIFLLSPFGGETVLQMQNSHVGQPTLSPALSQPWWSTPSFMINHQSSTPTPTPPPITLYVVSRIKNSNSGWLHTVSNAASPATGKVSVPSGAVATVFYSSTARNLEASQSKVQALEHLLVYSPSGHLVQYELLPPVGGESTEAISRIPPSSPLQVQDEDLRVKVETLQWWDVCRRSDWPEREECVSGIASDGQASEMVMDMSDSEDTNAGDKESEKSYEHSHLYIANAEVQMSFGRIPIWQQSKIHFHAIGHEGAEERILIQDDFAGELEIEKVPVHEIEIRRKDLLPVFDHFQRYNSAWSERGFNVGTFSPPYFNMDKEKSSENGVISYPKLDSSVENSDAGCSQHPYPATVSKELKNHGLMNGHCGLAPALLKQSSLNKDSVLVSSEHYMLGSPPADCKYPNIVSSLPSGSLPAQRSTADGFKPSDSGGASEVSNTSSNRSDSSMNIMDEGLTHGSLEFEPYFQEGYYQASAVNKCCDSVEAAADVDSNSNPCEREKSEEDGDNDDLLGGVFAFSEEG